A single window of Nicotiana sylvestris chromosome 3, ASM39365v2, whole genome shotgun sequence DNA harbors:
- the LOC138887183 gene encoding uncharacterized protein, translated as MVVTTRSGRGGDVNASKQKHILSDKVELQEDEVPLMVENVIDENVNEESLSINVPLVEALEKLSGYVKFMKDLVAKKRSMDCETIKMTHQISAIMHSMASKLEDPGAFTIPCTIGSAYIAKALCDLGESINLMPYSVFTTLGSGDGGRLP; from the exons atggtggtaactacaaggagtggacgaggcggtgatgtgaatgcctccaaacaaaagcacaTTTTGAGTGataaagttgagttgcaagaagatgaagttccattgatggttgaaaatgtgattgatgagaatgtgaatgaagaa agcttatccattaatgtgccctTGGTTGAGGCTCTTGAAAAATTGTCGGGCTATgttaaattcatgaaggacttggtggcAAAGAaacgatccatggattgtgaaactataaagatgacccaccaaaTTAGTGCAATAATGCATTCAATGGcctcgaagcttgaagatccaggtgctttcaccattccttgcaccattgggagtgcgtacattgctaaggctctatgtgatttgggggaaagtatcaacttgatgccctactcagttttcacgACATTGGGTAGTGGCGAcggaggccgacttccatga